From Vallitalea longa, the proteins below share one genomic window:
- a CDS encoding ABC transporter permease produces MKTFRTMLKTELKLSLRGMDMFIFAICMPVVVIVLIGIIYGDKPAFEGANYTFLEQTFGAVSTIAICAGGVMGLPLVVSEYRNRKILKRFQVTPVSPILVLGVQVTIYFLYSLVSLVLLTIIAALFFDFRFNGSILLFIGTFLLVMASMFSIGMMVGGIAPNVKIASIIASVLYFPMLIFSGATLPYELMPKGLQNIADLLPLTQGIKLLKATSLGLTVDNIIFPLILMVAITFVCCTISIKYFKWE; encoded by the coding sequence ATGAAAACGTTTAGAACAATGCTGAAAACAGAACTAAAACTATCTCTCAGAGGTATGGATATGTTTATATTTGCTATATGTATGCCTGTTGTCGTTATAGTGCTTATTGGAATAATCTATGGAGATAAACCTGCTTTTGAAGGTGCTAATTATACTTTTTTAGAACAGACTTTTGGAGCTGTATCAACGATTGCCATTTGTGCAGGTGGTGTTATGGGGTTACCACTTGTAGTTTCTGAATATCGAAATAGAAAGATCCTGAAGAGATTTCAAGTGACACCTGTAAGTCCAATACTAGTTTTAGGGGTACAAGTTACCATCTACTTTCTCTATTCATTGGTTTCGCTTGTTCTACTCACTATAATTGCAGCCTTGTTTTTTGATTTTAGGTTCAATGGGTCTATATTGCTATTTATCGGTACTTTTCTATTGGTCATGGCTTCAATGTTTAGTATAGGAATGATGGTTGGAGGTATTGCACCTAATGTTAAAATAGCGAGTATAATAGCAAGTGTTTTATATTTCCCAATGTTGATTTTTTCTGGTGCCACTCTACCTTATGAATTAATGCCAAAAGGGCTACAAAATATTGCAGATCTTCTACCACTTACGCAAGGTATTAAACTCTTAAAAGCTACATCATTAGGACTTACTGTTGACAATATAATTTTCCCACTTATACTGATGGTAGCTATAACATTTGTATGTTGCACAATTTCAATCAAATATTTCAAATGGGAGTAA
- a CDS encoding ABC transporter ATP-binding protein gives METTIRIEQLKKSYGNTTIINNIDISVKRGEVFGLLGANGAGKSTTMECILGTRKPDNGTISILGMNPQKDRNKLFEYVGVQFQEANYQDKICVSELCEETQCLYKEVTDYKELLKTFGLLEKAGSPVAELSGGQKQKLFIVLALIPDPKVVFLDELTTGLDTRARHDVWKCLSHLKKKGLTIFLTSHFMDEVEALCDKIMILKKGNMVFNGTVTEAINNSPYENFEEVYLWYANEEKAYENV, from the coding sequence TTGGAAACAACTATCAGAATAGAACAACTTAAAAAATCATACGGAAATACTACAATTATAAACAATATAGATATTTCTGTGAAAAGGGGAGAAGTCTTTGGGCTTCTTGGCGCAAATGGTGCTGGAAAAAGTACTACTATGGAATGTATTTTAGGTACTCGTAAACCTGATAATGGTACGATTTCAATTCTTGGAATGAATCCACAAAAAGATAGAAATAAATTATTTGAATATGTTGGTGTTCAGTTTCAAGAAGCAAATTATCAGGATAAAATATGTGTATCTGAGTTATGTGAAGAAACCCAGTGCCTTTACAAAGAAGTTACGGATTATAAAGAACTATTGAAAACATTCGGATTACTTGAAAAGGCTGGAAGTCCTGTTGCTGAATTGTCTGGTGGACAAAAACAAAAGTTATTTATTGTCTTAGCCCTTATTCCTGATCCAAAAGTAGTCTTTTTGGATGAATTAACAACAGGACTTGATACAAGGGCGAGACATGATGTATGGAAATGTTTATCTCATCTAAAAAAGAAGGGACTGACAATCTTTCTGACATCTCATTTTATGGATGAAGTAGAAGCTTTGTGTGACAAAATAATGATTCTGAAAAAAGGTAATATGGTTTTTAATGGAACTGTAACAGAAGCTATTAATAATAGCCCTTATGAAAATTTTGAGGAAGTATATCTATGGTATGCAAATGAGGAAAAAGCTTATGAAAACGTTTAG
- a CDS encoding MerR family transcriptional regulator yields MNTYRTSEVAKIIGIHPNTVRLYEKWGLIPKVERQKNGYRIFTDIHIEQFKLARAALKVEILQNGLRRKALNIIIVSATGNFDEAIILTDEYLEQLQREKDNAEEAIDIVKNLLSGEDKLHEVLLKRKEVSNYLNISMDTLRNWELNGLLTVKRKSNGYRVYTHEDLRRLKIIRVLRCANYSLSAILRMLNVLSYNTEIDIRDIIDMPEENEDIITACDKLLSSIQSAQINASLMKTTILNMKKEFQINPPL; encoded by the coding sequence AATTGGTATACACCCTAATACGGTAAGATTATATGAGAAGTGGGGACTAATACCGAAAGTTGAAAGACAGAAAAACGGATATCGTATTTTTACAGATATCCATATTGAGCAATTTAAATTAGCTCGTGCTGCTTTAAAAGTGGAGATCCTACAAAATGGACTTAGAAGAAAGGCCCTAAATATAATTATAGTTTCTGCTACTGGAAATTTTGATGAAGCCATAATATTAACAGATGAGTATCTAGAACAGCTCCAACGAGAAAAAGATAATGCAGAGGAAGCTATTGATATAGTCAAAAATCTGTTATCTGGTGAAGATAAATTACATGAAGTTCTTCTTAAGAGAAAAGAAGTATCTAATTATCTGAATATATCGATGGATACACTGCGAAATTGGGAACTTAATGGTTTGTTAACAGTAAAACGTAAATCTAATGGTTATCGTGTATATACACATGAAGATTTACGTCGACTAAAAATAATTCGTGTATTACGATGTGCCAATTATTCTTTATCAGCGATATTAAGAATGTTGAATGTCTTATCATATAATACTGAAATAGATATAAGAGATATTATTGATATGCCAGAGGAAAATGAAGATATTATAACAGCATGTGACAAATTACTGTCATCTATACAAAGTGCGCAAATAAATGCCTCACTAATGAAAACAACTATCCTGAACATGAAAAAAGAATTTCAAATTAACCCTCCACTTTAA